In Microcoleus sp. FACHB-672, one DNA window encodes the following:
- a CDS encoding glycosyltransferase family 4 protein: MTKAENVIAITALGNPRDPKTWSGTPNNIIKALEHQGYTVLGIDASIKKYQRLAYLLLHRLSGLGIDELRGSIARSHSAKIVQRQIQTLGCTKILHLGTFQLPLPKLDPGVEHYLFCDSTWDSWSQYVTTINQYTPKMLNLSDELEQKSYAQIKHFFTISQYVRDNLIERYQVEPKRISVVGTGRGKIEPFTGEKDYKNGHILFVAKGRFKDKGGDLLLEGFKTAQRKNPSLKLVIVGREEYQKLADSTPNVTVKGYISWEELQNLFHTAALFAMPALNEPWGLVYLEALACKTPILGLNRNSLPEITCDGKYGFLVDEPTPDCIADTILKAFSEPEKLKQMGAEGQKYCLETFSWNLVASKIAEIMI, translated from the coding sequence GTGACAAAAGCTGAAAATGTTATTGCTATAACCGCTCTGGGCAATCCGAGAGACCCAAAAACTTGGTCAGGCACTCCAAACAATATTATCAAAGCGCTTGAACATCAGGGATATACCGTCTTGGGTATCGATGCGAGCATCAAAAAATACCAAAGACTCGCTTATTTGCTTCTACACCGATTGTCTGGCTTAGGCATTGACGAACTCAGAGGTTCAATCGCTCGCTCTCATAGTGCTAAAATTGTACAGCGTCAAATTCAAACATTGGGCTGCACAAAAATTCTGCACCTAGGAACATTTCAACTTCCTTTACCAAAGCTTGATCCAGGAGTTGAACACTATCTTTTCTGTGACTCAACATGGGATTCCTGGTCTCAATATGTTACCACTATCAACCAGTATACGCCGAAGATGCTCAATTTATCCGATGAACTTGAGCAGAAATCTTACGCTCAAATCAAACACTTCTTTACCATTTCTCAGTATGTTCGTGATAATTTAATTGAGCGCTACCAAGTCGAACCCAAACGAATCTCAGTTGTCGGTACGGGAAGAGGAAAAATTGAACCATTCACGGGAGAAAAAGACTATAAGAATGGTCATATACTATTTGTTGCTAAAGGTCGTTTCAAGGATAAAGGAGGTGATTTGCTGCTAGAAGGCTTCAAAACTGCACAAAGAAAAAACCCGTCCCTCAAGTTAGTCATCGTTGGACGAGAAGAATATCAAAAGTTAGCCGACTCGACACCAAATGTCACCGTAAAGGGGTATATTTCTTGGGAAGAGTTGCAAAACCTGTTTCATACCGCTGCCTTATTTGCCATGCCGGCCTTAAATGAACCTTGGGGCTTGGTTTACCTAGAAGCCCTTGCTTGCAAAACCCCAATTCTTGGCTTGAATCGAAATTCCTTGCCAGAAATTACCTGTGACGGAAAGTACGGTTTTTTAGTAGATGAACCAACCCCAGACTGTATAGCTGATACAATCTTAAAGGCTTTCTCTGAACCAGAAAAATTAAAACAAATGGGTGCAGAAGGTCAGAAGTATTGTCTCGAAACTTTCTCTTGGAATCTGGTAGCTAGT
- a CDS encoding PAS domain S-box protein has translation MDMDNSHIRVLLVEDDEDDYVITRDLLSEIEGKKFTLEWADTCEKALDAIARHEHDVYLIDYCLGKRNGLEVLREALKSELQAPAIFLTGQRDYALDVEIMKAGAADYLTKGQIDAPLLERAIRYAIERTQNLKALRESESRFRAIFNQTFQFIAVLKPDGTLVEANQTALDFCKLTHTDVVGRLFWECRWWNQDKATELQTSSSVALTPAQKQLQAAISRAAAGELVRYEMDLSSATDAVLTIDFSLKPVKDETGQVLLLIAEGRDITERKQAQEALQQLNEQLENKVQQRTAQLKQANQQLLAEVAERRQTEKALRESEQRFRATFEQAAVGIAHISPDGRFLRVNQRFGDIVEYPPEELLSKTFQDITHPDDLEQSLYNMRSLLAGQIQTFAVEKRWLGKNGSVIWGQVTVSLVRENNCEFIEQESIPTALGEPKYFITVIQDISARKQAEAEQQRLAALLEQQARTLDEILSASPDLFYLFDRSGTYTYANLAGAHTLGFQQTEIVGKTWHQLGLPAQKMEMFDAQRQAVFERGLTLRAEMRFPTARGLRDLEYILSPIHGSDGSVESVVATVRDLTDRVEAAAALAEREQQLRAIFDSALDAILIADDAGKYLQVNPAACNLFGLSQQALTGRCIADFTEHNVNFEQAWQMFLQQGQQTGEFRIVRADGSLRDVEFSATARILPGQHLSVLRDITERKHAAEALQESEQRQAFLLRSVPVVLYSANASGSFRTTWVSENVERITGFPSRQFTDDPYWLGSRLHPNDQQRVCDTFETLVEEGEVTVEYRWQCADGSYLWFLDRAVIAPNESGELSEIIGVWIDITERKQAEAALQKSQELYSTLARNFPDGVVFLFDHNLRYTLAEGQELETLGLSKQLLEGKTIWGVYPPEHCQILEPIYRAALAGTQTLTEYQYANRIYSAHALPVKNERGKILAGMIVAQNITERKQAEEELKSSEELFRSLGACSPVGIFITDTEGRCTYTNPRCQAICGFTLEESLGTGWTNSIHPDDRERVFKDWSEFTREGWEYSDEFRFQTKEGIIRFSHIRSSLLLSDQGQPIGYVGTVEDITERKQAVELLENSEERFRQLAENIHQVIWMVSLDAKNLLYINPAYEKIWGRTCQSLYEQPSSWFDCIHPDDRAHVISAFNKRMAGELYINKEYRIVRPDGEIRWIWARSFPVRNQLGEVYRLAGIAEDITERKLVEAELLNALEKEKELSELKTRFVSMVSHEFRTPLSTILSSADLLEYYFQKWPSENNQKKLEHLVRIQTSVMNMTQLLEDVLFIGQTTAGRLPFNPVSLELTQFCREVVQATQMGTVGKHTLVFITHNEFIEAYFDPKLLRQIISNLLSNAVKYSPQGGTIRIELFCQASEVIFKIQDEGIGIPAEDKLRVFEAFHRAQNVGTLPGTGLGLAVVRQCVDLHDGKVTVESELGAGATFTVTLPLKRLANSVVPLSVNNSSAP, from the coding sequence ATGGATATGGACAACAGCCACATTAGAGTGCTTTTGGTAGAAGACGACGAAGACGATTATGTAATTACTAGAGACTTGCTCTCTGAGATTGAGGGAAAAAAGTTCACCCTAGAATGGGCAGATACGTGTGAGAAAGCTTTAGATGCGATCGCCCGTCACGAACACGACGTTTATCTGATTGACTACTGTCTGGGCAAGCGCAACGGATTGGAAGTTTTGCGTGAGGCACTCAAGTCTGAACTACAAGCGCCCGCGATCTTTTTAACCGGCCAAAGAGACTACGCACTAGACGTTGAGATCATGAAAGCCGGCGCGGCAGATTACCTGACCAAAGGCCAGATCGATGCGCCTTTATTAGAGCGAGCCATTCGCTATGCGATCGAGCGCACGCAAAACTTGAAAGCGCTACGTGAAAGTGAGAGCCGCTTCCGGGCCATCTTCAACCAGACATTCCAGTTCATCGCAGTGCTCAAACCAGACGGCACGCTGGTGGAAGCCAACCAGACAGCACTGGACTTTTGCAAACTCACCCATACAGACGTTGTAGGCCGTTTGTTTTGGGAATGCCGGTGGTGGAACCAAGACAAGGCCACAGAACTGCAAACTTCATCCTCTGTAGCGCTGACACCGGCACAAAAACAATTGCAAGCTGCCATTAGCCGTGCCGCAGCCGGCGAATTGGTTCGTTATGAAATGGATCTGTCCTCTGCAACAGATGCCGTCCTGACCATTGACTTCTCCCTCAAGCCGGTGAAGGACGAGACAGGTCAAGTCCTGCTACTGATTGCGGAAGGTCGCGATATCACGGAGCGCAAGCAAGCTCAGGAGGCACTGCAACAGCTGAACGAACAGCTAGAAAACAAAGTGCAGCAACGCACAGCCCAATTAAAGCAGGCGAATCAGCAACTCCTGGCAGAAGTGGCCGAGCGCCGGCAGACCGAGAAAGCGCTGAGGGAAAGCGAGCAGCGGTTTCGCGCCACTTTTGAGCAAGCCGCTGTGGGGATTGCTCATATCTCGCCAGATGGCCGGTTTCTTCGCGTGAATCAGCGCTTTGGTGACATTGTCGAATACCCCCCAGAGGAACTGCTATCAAAGACGTTTCAGGATATCACCCACCCAGATGACCTGGAACAAAGCCTTTATAATATGCGTTCGCTACTTGCCGGCCAGATCCAAACTTTTGCCGTAGAAAAGCGTTGGCTCGGCAAAAATGGTTCTGTGATCTGGGGTCAGGTTACAGTCTCACTCGTACGCGAGAACAATTGTGAATTCATTGAACAGGAATCAATACCCACCGCTTTAGGTGAACCGAAATATTTCATTACGGTCATCCAAGATATTAGCGCTCGCAAGCAGGCAGAAGCCGAACAGCAACGGCTCGCCGCTTTGCTCGAACAGCAAGCCAGAACTCTTGACGAAATTCTTTCAGCCTCTCCAGACCTCTTCTACCTGTTTGACCGCAGCGGAACCTATACCTACGCCAACCTTGCCGGTGCGCACACCTTGGGCTTCCAGCAAACAGAAATCGTCGGGAAAACTTGGCATCAGCTAGGGTTGCCGGCACAGAAAATGGAGATGTTTGACGCCCAACGGCAAGCAGTCTTCGAGCGCGGGTTAACCTTGAGGGCCGAGATGAGGTTCCCCACGGCTAGGGGTTTGCGAGACTTAGAGTACATCCTTAGCCCAATTCACGGCAGCGATGGTAGCGTCGAGTCAGTTGTTGCCACCGTGCGAGATCTTACCGACCGAGTAGAAGCTGCGGCTGCATTAGCTGAGAGAGAACAACAACTGCGGGCTATCTTTGACAGTGCCCTTGACGCGATTCTGATTGCAGATGACGCCGGCAAATATCTACAGGTCAATCCCGCCGCTTGTAACCTTTTTGGCCTGTCCCAGCAAGCGCTCACAGGCCGCTGCATAGCAGACTTTACAGAGCATAATGTCAATTTTGAACAAGCGTGGCAAATGTTTCTGCAACAAGGGCAGCAAACTGGAGAATTCCGGATTGTGCGCGCGGATGGTTCGCTACGAGATGTAGAGTTTTCCGCAACTGCTAGGATTCTCCCCGGCCAGCATTTATCAGTCTTGCGCGATATCACCGAGCGCAAGCACGCAGCAGAAGCGCTACAAGAGAGCGAACAGCGACAAGCTTTCCTGCTTCGCTCAGTTCCCGTGGTGCTCTACAGTGCAAACGCCTCCGGCAGCTTCAGGACTACGTGGGTGAGCGAAAATGTCGAACGCATCACCGGCTTCCCTAGCCGCCAGTTCACTGACGATCCTTACTGGTTGGGGTCGAGACTGCATCCTAATGATCAACAAAGAGTATGCGACACTTTTGAAACTCTAGTCGAAGAAGGCGAAGTTACGGTTGAATACCGTTGGCAGTGTGCTGATGGTTCCTATCTTTGGTTTCTTGATCGCGCTGTCATCGCCCCAAATGAAAGCGGCGAATTGTCTGAGATTATTGGCGTCTGGATAGATATTACAGAGCGCAAGCAAGCAGAGGCAGCTCTGCAAAAAAGTCAAGAGCTTTATTCCACACTGGCGAGAAATTTTCCTGATGGTGTCGTTTTCTTGTTTGATCACAACCTCCGCTACACCCTTGCAGAAGGTCAAGAGTTAGAAACTTTGGGTCTTTCTAAACAGTTATTAGAAGGAAAGACGATTTGGGGCGTCTACCCGCCTGAACACTGTCAAATTCTAGAACCGATTTATCGCGCCGCACTCGCCGGCACCCAAACCCTGACTGAATATCAGTATGCAAATCGCATTTACAGCGCACACGCACTGCCGGTGAAAAACGAGCGGGGGAAAATTTTAGCCGGCATGATTGTGGCGCAAAACATCACAGAGCGCAAGCAAGCAGAGGAAGAATTGAAATCGAGCGAAGAACTATTTCGCTCTTTGGGTGCCTGTTCGCCGGTCGGTATCTTCATCACTGATACTGAAGGCCGGTGTACCTACACCAACCCGCGTTGTCAAGCTATCTGTGGTTTTACTTTAGAGGAAAGTTTGGGAACTGGTTGGACGAATTCAATACACCCAGACGATCGCGAGCGGGTATTTAAAGATTGGTCTGAATTTACTCGTGAAGGTTGGGAATACTCTGACGAGTTTCGCTTCCAAACTAAAGAGGGAATTATTCGTTTTTCTCATATCCGATCATCGCTTCTGCTGTCAGATCAAGGTCAGCCAATCGGCTATGTCGGCACAGTCGAAGATATCACCGAGCGCAAGCAGGCTGTCGAGTTGCTGGAAAACAGTGAAGAGCGTTTCCGCCAACTTGCAGAAAACATCCATCAGGTGATTTGGATGGTTTCGCTAGATGCGAAAAATCTGCTTTACATCAATCCTGCCTACGAAAAAATTTGGGGTCGCACTTGCCAGAGTCTTTACGAGCAGCCGAGTTCCTGGTTTGACTGTATCCATCCCGATGATCGGGCGCACGTCATCAGTGCCTTCAACAAACGCATGGCAGGAGAACTATACATCAATAAAGAGTATCGAATTGTGCGACCTGATGGAGAGATTCGCTGGATTTGGGCGAGGAGTTTTCCAGTTCGCAATCAGCTTGGAGAAGTTTATCGTCTTGCCGGCATTGCGGAAGACATCACCGAACGCAAGCTAGTAGAAGCCGAACTTCTGAATGCTTTAGAGAAGGAAAAAGAACTCAGCGAACTTAAAACTCGCTTTGTCTCAATGGTTTCTCACGAGTTTCGTACGCCATTAAGTACGATTCTTTCTTCGGCTGATTTACTGGAATATTACTTTCAAAAATGGCCGAGTGAAAACAATCAGAAAAAATTGGAACATTTGGTGCGAATTCAAACCTCTGTTATGAATATGACCCAATTGTTAGAAGATGTGTTATTTATCGGCCAAACGACTGCCGGCAGGCTTCCATTCAACCCCGTTTCGCTTGAACTGACGCAATTCTGCCGCGAAGTAGTACAAGCGACACAAATGGGGACGGTTGGTAAACATACGCTCGTTTTTATAACGCACAATGAATTTATAGAAGCTTATTTCGATCCAAAGTTGTTGCGACAAATTATCAGCAATTTGCTTTCAAATGCGGTCAAATATTCTCCTCAGGGTGGCACAATTCGGATTGAACTTTTTTGCCAAGCTTCCGAGGTGATCTTCAAAATCCAAGATGAAGGAATTGGCATTCCTGCTGAAGATAAACTTCGAGTGTTTGAAGCTTTCCATCGCGCCCAAAATGTTGGCACTCTCCCTGGTACAGGACTGGGGCTAGCTGTTGTTAGACAGTGTGTGGATTTACACGACGGTAAGGTAACGGTGGAAAGTGAATTGGGTGCCGGCGCTACGTTTACTGTGACGCTGCCATTAAAGCGATTGGCGAATTCGGTTGTACCCCTCTCTGTAAACAACTCAAGTGCCCCTTAA
- a CDS encoding Coenzyme F420 hydrogenase/dehydrogenase, beta subunit C-terminal domain, which produces MTITTPDPAKHKKAKALKPSSRRPAKELCSECGLCDTYYVHYVKDACAFIHQHIAELEEEAHGRSRNLDNPDDWYFGVSQDMMAARKKQPIEGAQWTGIVSSIACEMLNRGMVEGVVCVQNTKEDRFGPMPVIARTPEEVLAAKVNKPTLSPNLSVLEQIEQSGMKRLLVIGVGCQIQALRAVEKQLGLEKLYILGTPCVDNVSRAGLQKFLDTTSRSPETVVHYEFMQDFQVHFKHEDGSIEKVPFFGLKTNQLKDVFAPSCMSCFDYVNSLADLVVGYMGAPFGWQWIVVRNDTGQQMLDLVQEQLDTQPVMSQGDRKKAVQQSIPAYDKGVTLPMWAAKLMGIVIEKIGPKGLEYARFSIDSHFTRNYLYVKRNHPEKLDDHVPEYAKRIVEQYKLPEA; this is translated from the coding sequence ATGACCATCACGACTCCTGACCCTGCCAAACACAAGAAAGCCAAAGCCCTCAAGCCTTCCAGCCGCAGACCGGCTAAAGAATTGTGCAGTGAATGCGGGCTGTGCGATACCTATTACGTGCATTATGTCAAGGACGCCTGCGCTTTTATCCATCAGCATATTGCAGAACTGGAAGAAGAAGCCCACGGACGTTCACGCAATTTGGATAACCCGGATGATTGGTACTTCGGCGTCAGTCAAGATATGATGGCGGCGCGTAAAAAGCAGCCAATTGAGGGAGCACAGTGGACGGGAATTGTCAGTTCAATTGCCTGCGAAATGCTGAATCGCGGCATGGTTGAAGGCGTCGTTTGTGTCCAGAATACCAAAGAAGACCGATTTGGGCCGATGCCGGTGATTGCGCGGACACCAGAGGAAGTGCTTGCAGCCAAAGTTAACAAGCCAACTCTATCGCCGAATCTTTCAGTATTGGAGCAAATCGAGCAATCTGGAATGAAGCGGCTGTTAGTCATTGGCGTCGGTTGCCAAATTCAAGCGCTGCGGGCTGTGGAAAAACAGCTAGGCTTAGAAAAGCTCTACATTTTAGGTACGCCTTGTGTAGATAATGTCAGTCGCGCCGGCTTGCAAAAATTCCTTGATACCACCAGCCGGTCTCCCGAAACAGTCGTGCATTACGAATTTATGCAGGACTTTCAAGTTCATTTTAAACACGAAGACGGTTCGATTGAAAAAGTACCTTTTTTTGGTCTCAAAACTAATCAGCTAAAAGACGTATTTGCGCCTTCGTGTATGAGCTGTTTTGATTACGTTAATTCACTGGCAGATTTAGTTGTTGGCTACATGGGTGCGCCTTTTGGCTGGCAGTGGATTGTGGTTCGCAATGACACCGGCCAACAGATGCTAGACTTAGTGCAAGAGCAACTAGATACGCAGCCGGTGATGTCTCAAGGAGATCGCAAAAAAGCTGTACAGCAAAGCATTCCCGCTTACGATAAAGGTGTTACTCTACCGATGTGGGCAGCCAAACTGATGGGGATTGTCATTGAAAAAATTGGCCCTAAAGGTTTAGAATACGCTCGTTTCTCAATTGATTCTCACTTCACCCGCAATTATTTATATGTGAAGCGCAATCACCCAGAGAAATTAGACGATCATGTGCCCGAATATGCCAAGCGGATTGTAGAACAGTATAAATTGCCAGAAGCTTAA
- a CDS encoding response regulator has translation MNQRRRPVTILLVEDDPDDRLLAQDALEESSLLSDLRCVENGEELMDYLYRRGQYTQENSPRPALILLDLNLPKKDGREALNEIKADPELRRIPVVVFTTSKTHEDIKTAYDGGANSFITKPMTFDSLVDLMETLSKYWFGLVELPPNGVADGYGQQPH, from the coding sequence GTGAATCAACGCCGCCGACCCGTCACGATTTTGCTCGTTGAAGATGATCCAGATGATCGGCTTTTAGCCCAAGATGCGCTAGAGGAAAGCTCACTATTAAGCGATCTTCGCTGCGTAGAAAATGGCGAAGAATTAATGGATTATTTGTACCGCCGTGGCCAATATACCCAGGAAAACTCACCCCGACCGGCACTCATTCTGCTTGATCTAAACCTACCCAAAAAAGACGGGCGAGAGGCACTCAATGAAATCAAAGCCGACCCGGAACTGCGGAGAATCCCGGTTGTGGTATTTACAACCTCAAAGACCCATGAAGATATCAAGACTGCCTATGACGGGGGCGCAAACTCGTTTATTACCAAGCCCATGACATTTGATTCTCTTGTCGATCTCATGGAAACTTTAAGCAAATATTGGTTTGGACTTGTCGAACTGCCACCTAACGGAGTTGCGGATGGATATGGACAACAGCCACATTAG
- a CDS encoding glycosyltransferase family 4 protein, whose protein sequence is MMVNASKITNLIKIGQNQPYIQNNRVDSAVAPVLAIASHEGNPHNPKTWSGTSSNIAQGLENLGITVLDINAHLNRYQKRACMLVHQMSGLGHDFWGGPIFRGESGKIIQRQVKALGCKKVLHMGQLSLPMPKINPGVEHYLVCDRTRNLWNKRSNLEGYTPKMLKIAERLEWESFAQIKHFFPLSEYVRDNLIDYYQIDPSRITVINTGRGSLQPFYGEKDYKNGHILFVAKDRFEAKGGPLLVEAFKIAQQKNPSLKLVIVGQENYKHLNGVIPNLTVHGVIPWGEELQNLFNTAALFAMPAVNEAWGLVYLEALATKNPIVALNRTSLPEITQNGKYGFLMDEQTPEHMAELLLEAFSNPERLREMGAAGQKHCLESYSWQQTASKIASVMLNIPASKLKTRELSLV, encoded by the coding sequence ATGATGGTTAACGCCTCTAAAATCACCAATTTAATCAAAATCGGCCAAAATCAGCCATATATACAGAATAATCGCGTGGATAGCGCAGTCGCTCCAGTCTTGGCGATCGCCAGCCATGAAGGCAACCCGCATAACCCAAAAACTTGGTCAGGCACTTCAAGCAATATTGCCCAAGGACTGGAAAATTTAGGGATTACTGTACTAGATATTAACGCTCATCTCAACAGATATCAGAAACGAGCTTGTATGCTGGTTCACCAGATGTCTGGACTGGGCCACGACTTTTGGGGAGGGCCAATTTTTAGAGGCGAAAGCGGGAAAATTATCCAGCGTCAAGTCAAAGCTTTGGGCTGCAAAAAAGTTCTACACATGGGGCAACTGTCGCTTCCCATGCCGAAGATTAATCCGGGCGTTGAACACTATTTGGTGTGTGACAGAACTCGAAATTTGTGGAATAAACGTTCCAATCTTGAGGGCTACACTCCAAAAATGCTAAAAATTGCTGAGCGTTTGGAGTGGGAATCCTTCGCTCAAATCAAGCACTTTTTCCCATTATCTGAATACGTCCGCGATAACCTGATCGATTACTATCAAATTGACCCCAGCCGAATTACAGTCATTAACACCGGCAGAGGTAGCCTTCAACCTTTTTATGGGGAGAAGGACTACAAAAACGGTCATATCTTATTTGTTGCTAAAGATCGCTTTGAGGCAAAAGGTGGCCCGTTGCTCGTTGAAGCGTTTAAAATTGCTCAACAGAAAAATCCATCCTTGAAACTGGTAATTGTTGGTCAAGAAAACTACAAACATCTAAACGGAGTTATTCCTAATCTGACAGTTCACGGAGTTATCCCTTGGGGGGAAGAACTGCAAAACCTGTTCAATACAGCGGCTTTATTTGCAATGCCGGCAGTCAATGAAGCGTGGGGATTGGTTTATTTAGAGGCTTTGGCAACTAAAAATCCGATAGTGGCACTCAACCGGACTTCTCTGCCGGAGATTACGCAGAATGGCAAATATGGGTTTTTGATGGATGAGCAAACACCAGAACACATGGCAGAGTTACTGCTAGAAGCATTTTCAAATCCCGAAAGATTGCGGGAAATGGGGGCTGCCGGTCAGAAGCATTGTCTCGAATCTTATTCATGGCAACAAACGGCTAGCAAAATTGCCAGCGTAATGCTAAATATTCCAGCATCCAAGTTGAAAACAAGAGAACTCAGTTTAGTTTAA
- the hisF gene encoding imidazole glycerol phosphate synthase subunit HisF, which produces MLAKRILPCLDVKAGRVVKGVNFVNLRDAGDPVELAQVYNDAGADELVFLDITATHEDRDIIYDVVYRTAEQVFIPLTVGGGIQNLETIKKLLRAGADKVSVNSAAVRDPEFINKASDRFGNQCIVVAIDARRRSDPANPGWDVYVRGGRENTGIDALAWAKEVEQRGAGELLVTSMDADGTQAGYDLALTRSIAEQVRIPVIASGGAGNCHHIYEALSDGQAEAALLASLLHYGQLTVSEIKQYLAAHQVPVRLL; this is translated from the coding sequence ATGCTAGCCAAACGAATTTTACCCTGCCTGGATGTCAAAGCCGGTCGGGTCGTCAAAGGGGTGAATTTTGTTAACCTGCGGGATGCCGGCGACCCGGTAGAGCTTGCCCAGGTTTATAATGATGCCGGTGCCGATGAATTGGTGTTTCTAGATATTACCGCGACTCATGAAGACCGGGATATTATCTATGACGTGGTGTACCGCACCGCAGAACAGGTATTTATACCGTTGACAGTTGGCGGCGGCATCCAAAACTTAGAAACTATTAAAAAATTGTTACGAGCCGGCGCTGATAAAGTGAGCGTCAACTCCGCTGCTGTGCGCGATCCTGAGTTTATTAATAAGGCCAGTGACCGCTTTGGCAACCAGTGTATTGTAGTGGCTATAGATGCCCGCCGGCGCTCCGATCCAGCAAATCCTGGCTGGGATGTTTATGTCAGGGGCGGACGGGAAAACACCGGCATTGATGCACTGGCGTGGGCGAAAGAAGTTGAGCAGCGCGGTGCAGGTGAGCTGCTGGTGACAAGTATGGATGCTGATGGAACTCAAGCTGGGTATGACTTGGCGTTAACCCGCTCAATTGCTGAACAGGTGCGAATTCCAGTCATAGCCTCCGGCGGTGCCGGCAACTGTCATCACATTTATGAAGCGCTCAGTGACGGTCAAGCAGAAGCCGCTCTTTTAGCCTCTCTCCTGCATTACGGACAATTAACCGTCTCTGAAATTAAACAATACTTAGCCGCCCATCAAGTCCCCGTGCGTTTGCTCTAA
- a CDS encoding sensor histidine kinase, translated as MLNFLTSLLSSGEFIHPGQLHLPAGFMPHGMCYLWKPGLVWLHVVSDSVVALAYYSIPITLVYFVQHRRDVPFPWVFWLFGTFIIACGTTHIMEVWTLWHPNYWTSGILKAFTAGVSLYTAVQLIPLLPQALTLPSPAQLALINQNLENEILERQKSEEALRQSEARYRAIVEDQTELICRFLPEGSLTFVNQAYCRYFGRTQEDLIGSSFYPMIVEEDIEKVKAQLNALSKEKPIVTITHRIINTHGEIRTQQWSNRAIFDHQNRFVEIQAVGRDITELKQAEEVLKAYSAQLEVSNRELQDFAYVASHDLQEPLRKIQTFSDRLKAKYADVLDVQGRDYLERMHNAAKRMQTLINDLLAISRVATQAQSFATVNLAKVVTEVLSDLETRIASSGGSVDIGELPILEADPTQMRQLLQNLIDNALKFSRPEESAAVKICSQLLNEVEENSTGNISYRQFYQITVKDNGIGFEQKYLDKIFVPFQRLHSRSEYEGTGIGLAICRKIVDRHGGSITAKSSLGEGATFTVMLPVKQFKGGNLK; from the coding sequence ATGCTGAATTTTTTAACCAGCTTACTTTCATCGGGAGAATTTATTCACCCTGGACAGTTACATCTACCGGCAGGCTTTATGCCTCACGGGATGTGCTACCTCTGGAAACCCGGATTAGTGTGGCTTCATGTCGTGTCAGATTCTGTCGTCGCACTTGCCTATTACTCGATTCCGATAACCCTAGTCTATTTCGTGCAGCACCGGCGCGACGTGCCTTTTCCGTGGGTTTTCTGGTTATTTGGAACCTTCATCATCGCCTGTGGCACCACCCATATTATGGAAGTGTGGACACTTTGGCACCCAAACTACTGGACATCCGGCATCCTTAAAGCCTTTACCGCAGGCGTTTCCCTCTACACCGCCGTCCAACTCATCCCCTTGCTTCCCCAAGCACTCACACTTCCCAGTCCCGCCCAACTAGCACTCATCAACCAAAACCTGGAAAACGAAATCCTCGAACGCCAGAAAAGTGAAGAAGCACTGCGCCAGAGCGAAGCTCGCTACCGTGCGATCGTTGAAGATCAAACCGAACTGATCTGTCGCTTTTTGCCCGAAGGTTCCCTCACTTTCGTCAACCAAGCTTACTGTCGCTACTTTGGGCGAACCCAGGAGGATCTAATTGGGAGCAGCTTTTACCCAATGATTGTGGAAGAAGATATAGAAAAAGTCAAAGCGCAACTCAATGCTCTCAGCAAAGAAAAGCCGATAGTTACGATCACTCATCGCATCATCAACACTCACGGAGAAATCCGTACTCAGCAGTGGAGCAACCGAGCAATTTTTGATCACCAAAACCGATTTGTAGAGATCCAAGCTGTGGGGCGCGACATCACAGAACTTAAACAGGCTGAGGAAGTATTAAAAGCCTACTCAGCTCAACTAGAGGTGAGCAACCGCGAGTTGCAAGACTTTGCTTATGTAGCCTCTCACGACTTGCAAGAACCGCTGCGGAAAATCCAAACCTTTAGCGACCGGCTCAAGGCGAAATACGCTGATGTGCTCGACGTTCAAGGACGAGATTATCTAGAGCGAATGCACAATGCAGCCAAACGAATGCAAACGTTAATCAACGACTTGCTAGCCATATCGCGAGTAGCCACTCAAGCTCAATCTTTCGCTACAGTTAATCTTGCTAAAGTCGTAACAGAAGTGCTGTCTGATCTGGAAACACGGATTGCGTCTTCTGGTGGATCTGTAGACATCGGAGAACTGCCGATCCTGGAAGCCGATCCAACTCAGATGCGCCAATTGCTGCAAAATTTAATTGACAATGCCTTGAAATTCAGCCGGCCTGAAGAAAGCGCCGCCGTTAAGATCTGCAGTCAACTTTTGAACGAAGTTGAGGAAAACTCAACGGGCAATATTTCCTATCGGCAGTTTTATCAGATTACAGTAAAAGATAACGGCATCGGATTTGAGCAAAAGTACCTTGATAAAATTTTTGTCCCTTTTCAACGGTTGCACAGTCGCAGTGAATACGAAGGCACCGGCATCGGTTTAGCAATTTGTCGCAAAATTGTTGATCGCCACGGCGGCAGCATCACGGCCAAAAGCTCACTAGGAGAGGGAGCAACCTTTACCGTTATGCTGCCGGTAAAACAGTTCAAAGGAGGAAATCTAAAGTGA